A genomic window from Halogeometricum sp. S3BR5-2 includes:
- a CDS encoding AMP-binding protein, with translation MTEDTPEEPSIVHEPTREFVESTNVYEFMQTYDIDDYDELIRRTTEEVDGVEASGIEWFWDTMPEYLGIDFYEPYETIRDDADGPQFTEWYPGGELNLAHNLVDRHAAADVETRNSVACLFEGEPGDTREVTYHELSRQSNKVANYLESVGVETGDTVGMYMPMVPEVIAILYGCFKVGAIAVPIFSGFGVEATATRIEDSECSVLFTGDGFYRRGKSLTLKEAADDAIDEAGYVEHTVVYDRLGDDAEVPMGERDEWWDDAVEGHDDEYDTKSLPSSQESMLLYSSGTTGKPKGIVHTHAGVQLQCAKEIYFGFDHKPSDRFFWVSDIGWMMGPWTLIGNHTFGGTVFMYEGAPDYPQPDRFWEMIDRHSLSTFGISPTAIRALRKHGDEWVEGHDLSSLRLLGSTGEPWDPESWQWFYEHVGGGETPIMNISGGTEICGCFLMPMPNQPLKPCSLGGPGLGMNVDIVDDSGNSIADSHERGFLVARDSCPSTTKSLWSGDDRYLEEYWSTWDDLWDHGDWAQKDEDGFWFLHGRADDALNVAGRKVGPAEIESVLAEHETVNQAAAVGVPDETTGTAVVAYVVLEGGYEGSDDLRAELSTLVGEEHGKPFRPREILFVPEFPKTQSGKVIRRAISSIYQGKELGDMSSIENPESLDEIEAAS, from the coding sequence ATGACAGAGGACACCCCTGAAGAACCATCCATCGTCCACGAACCGACCCGAGAGTTCGTCGAGTCGACGAACGTCTACGAGTTCATGCAGACGTACGACATCGACGACTACGACGAACTCATCCGTCGAACCACCGAGGAGGTCGACGGTGTCGAAGCGTCGGGCATCGAGTGGTTCTGGGACACCATGCCGGAGTACCTCGGTATCGACTTCTACGAACCGTACGAGACGATCCGCGACGACGCCGACGGCCCCCAGTTCACCGAGTGGTACCCGGGCGGTGAACTCAACCTCGCACACAACCTGGTGGACCGCCACGCCGCCGCCGACGTCGAGACGAGAAACTCCGTCGCGTGTCTCTTCGAGGGCGAACCCGGCGACACCAGAGAGGTGACCTACCACGAACTGTCTCGACAGTCGAACAAGGTTGCGAACTACCTCGAATCGGTCGGCGTCGAGACCGGTGACACCGTTGGAATGTACATGCCGATGGTCCCCGAAGTCATCGCTATTCTGTACGGCTGTTTCAAAGTCGGCGCAATCGCGGTTCCGATATTCTCCGGGTTCGGCGTCGAGGCGACGGCCACGCGGATCGAAGACTCGGAGTGTTCGGTGCTGTTCACGGGTGACGGCTTCTACCGGCGCGGCAAGTCGCTCACGCTCAAGGAAGCGGCCGACGACGCCATCGACGAAGCGGGTTACGTCGAGCATACGGTCGTCTACGACCGCCTCGGCGACGACGCCGAGGTTCCGATGGGAGAGCGTGACGAGTGGTGGGACGACGCGGTCGAGGGCCACGACGACGAGTACGACACCAAATCGCTGCCCTCCTCACAGGAGTCGATGCTGCTGTACTCCTCGGGGACCACCGGTAAACCCAAAGGCATCGTTCACACTCACGCCGGCGTACAGCTACAGTGTGCGAAGGAGATCTACTTCGGCTTCGACCACAAACCCTCGGACCGCTTCTTCTGGGTGTCGGACATCGGCTGGATGATGGGCCCGTGGACGCTGATAGGGAACCACACCTTCGGCGGGACCGTGTTCATGTACGAAGGGGCGCCCGACTATCCCCAGCCGGATCGGTTCTGGGAGATGATCGATCGACACTCGCTCTCGACGTTCGGTATCTCCCCCACGGCCATCAGAGCCCTGCGCAAACACGGCGACGAGTGGGTCGAGGGACACGACCTCTCCTCGCTACGCCTGCTCGGGTCGACGGGCGAACCGTGGGACCCCGAATCGTGGCAATGGTTCTACGAGCACGTCGGCGGCGGCGAGACGCCCATCATGAACATCTCCGGCGGAACCGAGATATGCGGCTGTTTCCTCATGCCGATGCCGAACCAGCCACTGAAGCCGTGTTCGCTCGGCGGACCGGGGCTAGGGATGAACGTCGACATCGTCGACGACTCCGGGAACTCTATCGCCGACAGTCACGAGCGCGGCTTCCTCGTCGCCCGCGACTCCTGTCCCTCGACGACCAAGTCGCTGTGGTCCGGCGACGACCGGTATCTGGAGGAGTACTGGTCGACGTGGGACGACCTCTGGGACCACGGCGACTGGGCACAGAAGGACGAGGACGGCTTCTGGTTCCTCCACGGGAGAGCTGACGACGCGCTCAACGTCGCGGGCCGGAAGGTCGGCCCCGCGGAGATAGAGAGCGTTCTCGCCGAACACGAGACGGTGAATCAGGCCGCGGCCGTCGGCGTCCCCGACGAGACGACCGGCACGGCGGTCGTGGCGTACGTCGTGCTCGAAGGCGGCTACGAGGGAAGCGACGATCTCCGAGCCGAACTGTCGACGCTCGTCGGCGAGGAGCACGGCAAACCGTTCCGCCCGCGCGAGATCCTTTTTGTCCCCGAGTTCCCGAAGACCCAGTCCGGCAAGGTGATTCGGCGGGCCATCTCGTCGATCTATCAGGGCAAGGAGCTGGGAGATATGTCGAGCATCGAAAACCCCGAGTCGCTCGACGAGATCGAAGCGGCGTCGTAA
- a CDS encoding metal-sulfur cluster assembly factor, with product MSAHTDPYARTEEATHVTPSTEFDDERKTKVKAQLDEVLDPCSCMSDHPISILDLGLVESIAVDGRDVEVTLLLTSQRCTYFLDINDEVRERVESLDEVDSCEVHQDTSGQIWTNDRMSTEEREARRQRFHDQMDAAGVTPYAERSD from the coding sequence ATGTCTGCGCACACCGACCCCTACGCGCGGACCGAAGAGGCAACGCACGTCACGCCGAGTACGGAGTTCGACGATGAGCGCAAAACGAAGGTCAAAGCGCAACTGGACGAGGTGCTCGACCCCTGTAGCTGTATGAGCGACCACCCGATCAGCATCCTCGACCTCGGCCTCGTCGAGTCTATCGCGGTCGACGGCCGCGACGTGGAGGTGACGCTCCTCCTGACCTCGCAGCGATGTACGTACTTCCTCGACATCAACGACGAGGTGCGCGAACGCGTCGAGTCGCTCGACGAGGTCGACAGCTGCGAGGTCCACCAAGACACCAGCGGCCAGATATGGACCAACGACCGGATGTCGACCGAGGAACGGGAGGCCCGACGGCAGCGGTTCCACGACCAGATGGACGCCGCTGGCGTCACCCCCTACGCCGAGCGCTCGGACTGA
- a CDS encoding amidohydrolase family protein, with product MDSVSHCFNHTPENHKHPHAQIWDDETYELGAKLLPDGYVPSEEVFYRDHQPEELARLLFLESQIDYSVYHSLPLDDYFHDGYVSREKGFEFMEQNPERVSMYVDVNPLEDDAGDQIEEFAAKDGVEGIKFYPARYQNGNDLSLQLTEEAVWPLLQRVADSEVDTLAIHKFIPFATAPVRYFKPDDVEDAANSFPDVNFEIIHAGFSFVEETVLAMASHDNVYANLENTACLVNTRPRKFAKALGEMLYWAGPDRIVYAGGATALHPQPPIDGIRNFEMPENLIEDYDYPEVTQEMKEKILGKNALRLLGKDPEQIKKDIEGDKWDQLRAEREETGDFPVEPWSTYEADLALASDD from the coding sequence GTGGACTCCGTGTCACACTGCTTCAACCACACGCCAGAGAATCACAAACACCCCCACGCACAGATCTGGGACGACGAGACGTACGAACTCGGTGCGAAGCTCCTCCCTGACGGCTACGTGCCGTCCGAAGAGGTCTTCTACCGCGACCATCAGCCCGAAGAGCTCGCTCGTCTCCTCTTCCTGGAAAGTCAGATCGACTACTCGGTTTATCACTCCCTGCCGCTCGACGATTACTTCCACGACGGGTACGTCTCCCGCGAGAAGGGTTTCGAGTTCATGGAGCAGAACCCCGAGCGCGTGTCGATGTACGTCGACGTCAACCCCCTCGAAGACGACGCGGGCGACCAGATAGAAGAGTTCGCCGCGAAAGACGGGGTCGAGGGCATCAAATTCTACCCCGCGCGCTACCAGAACGGCAACGACCTCTCGCTCCAGTTGACCGAAGAGGCCGTCTGGCCTCTCCTTCAGCGGGTCGCCGACTCCGAGGTCGACACGCTGGCCATCCACAAATTCATCCCGTTCGCGACGGCGCCCGTTCGCTACTTCAAGCCCGACGACGTCGAGGATGCGGCCAACTCGTTCCCCGATGTCAACTTCGAGATCATCCACGCGGGCTTCTCGTTCGTCGAGGAGACGGTGCTCGCGATGGCGAGCCACGACAACGTCTACGCCAACCTCGAGAACACTGCCTGTCTCGTCAACACCCGTCCACGGAAGTTCGCGAAAGCGCTCGGCGAGATGCTCTACTGGGCCGGCCCGGACCGCATCGTCTACGCCGGAGGTGCGACCGCGCTGCATCCCCAGCCCCCCATCGACGGCATCCGGAACTTCGAGATGCCCGAAAACCTCATCGAAGACTACGACTACCCCGAAGTCACACAGGAGATGAAAGAGAAGATCCTCGGCAAGAACGCGCTCCGGCTCCTCGGAAAGGACCCCGAGCAGATCAAGAAAGACATCGAGGGCGACAAGTGGGACCAGCTCCGCGCGGAGCGCGAGGAGACCGGCGACTTCCCCGTCGAGCCGTGGTCGACGTACGAGGCCGACTTGGCTCTCGCATCTGACGACTGA
- a CDS encoding SDR family NAD(P)-dependent oxidoreductase gives MSERLQGKTALVTGGSSGNGRAIARRFAEEGARITVADVREDPRMGGEPTHELIASEGGDAQFVQCDVSSVNDLRAAVDVTVEAFGSLDVMVNNAGVERQKPLEDVTEEDYEWLMDINLKGVFFGSQAAVEAMRDQDDGGSIINMSSIGGIRGLENSSLYCTSKGGVTNLTRELAVEHGENGVRVNALNPGFIETAMTMEDGDTAGGILGQTPLGRAGQPEEVADAALFLASDESSFVTGHNLVVDGGFTS, from the coding sequence ATGTCCGAGCGACTGCAAGGGAAGACAGCACTGGTCACCGGCGGTTCCTCCGGCAACGGACGGGCCATCGCCCGACGGTTCGCCGAGGAAGGTGCGCGCATCACCGTCGCCGACGTCCGCGAAGACCCACGGATGGGCGGAGAACCGACACACGAACTCATCGCGAGCGAGGGTGGAGACGCACAGTTCGTTCAGTGCGACGTCAGCTCGGTCAACGACCTCCGCGCGGCGGTCGATGTCACCGTCGAGGCCTTCGGTTCGCTAGACGTAATGGTCAACAACGCCGGGGTCGAGCGTCAAAAGCCTCTGGAAGACGTCACGGAGGAGGACTACGAGTGGCTCATGGACATCAACCTCAAGGGCGTGTTCTTCGGAAGTCAGGCGGCCGTCGAAGCGATGCGCGACCAAGACGACGGCGGCAGCATCATCAACATGTCTTCGATTGGTGGCATCCGCGGCTTGGAGAATTCCTCCCTGTACTGTACTTCAAAGGGTGGGGTGACGAACCTAACCCGAGAGCTGGCAGTCGAACACGGCGAGAACGGCGTTCGCGTCAACGCCCTCAATCCGGGATTCATCGAGACGGCGATGACGATGGAAGACGGCGACACAGCCGGTGGTATCCTCGGTCAGACGCCGCTGGGGCGCGCAGGCCAACCCGAGGAGGTTGCGGATGCGGCACTGTTTCTCGCGAGCGACGAGT